Proteins found in one Triticum urartu cultivar G1812 chromosome 4, Tu2.1, whole genome shotgun sequence genomic segment:
- the LOC125552030 gene encoding mitogen-activated protein kinase 5, whose amino-acid sequence MDGAPVAEFRPTMTHGGRFLLYNIFGNQFEITAKYQPPIMPIGRGAYGIVCSVMNFETREMVAIKKIANAFDNNMDAKRTLREIKLLRHLDHENIVGLRDVIPPAIPQSFNDVYIATELMDTDLHHIIRSNQELSEEHCQYFLYQLLRGLKYIHSANVIHRDLKPSNLLLNANCDLKICDFGLARPSSESDMMTEYVVTRWYRAPELLLNSTDYSAAIDVWSVGCIFMELINRAPLFPGRDHMHQMRLITEVIGTPTDDDLGFIRNEDARRYMRHLPQFPRRSFPGQFPKVQPAALDLIERMLTFNPLQRITVEEALEHPYLERLHDVADEPICTDPFSFDFEQHPLTEDQMKQLIFNEALELNPNFRY is encoded by the exons ATGGACGGCGCTCCGGTGGCCGAGTTCCGGCCGACGATGACGCACGGCGGCCGCTTCCTCCTCTACAACATATTCGGCAACCAGTTCGAGATCACGGCCAAGTACCAGCCGCCGATCATGCCCATCGGCCGCGGCGCCTACGGGATCGTCTG CTCGGTGATGAACTTCGAGACGAGGGAGATGGTGGCAATCAAGAAGATCGCCAACGCCTTCGACAACAACATGGACGCCAAGCGCACGCTCCGGGAGATCAAGCTCCTCAGGCACCTCGACCACGAGAAC ATAGTAGGCCTCCGAGATGTGATCCCGCCGGCGATCCCGCAGTCCTTCAACGACGTCTACATCGCCACTGAGCTCATGGACACGGAcctccaccacatcatccgctccAACCAAGAACTCTCGGAAGAACACTGCCAG TACTTCCTGTACCAGCTGCTGCGCGGCCTCAAGTACATCCACTCGGCGAACGTGATCCACCGCGACCTCAAGCCGAGCAACCTGCTGCTGAACGCCAACTGTGACCTCAAGATCTGCGACTTCGGCCTGGCGCGGCCGTCATCGGAGAGCGACATGATGACGGAGTACGTGGTCACGCGGTGGTACCGGGCCCCGGAGCTGCTGCTCAACTCCACCGACTACTCCGCGGCCATCGACGTCTGGTCCGTCGGCTGCATCTTCATGGAGCTCATCAACCGCGCGCCGCTCTTCCCGGGGAGGGACCACATGCACCAGATGCGGCTCATCACGGAGGTGATCGGCACCCCCACCGACGACGACCTGGGATTCATCCGGAACGAGGACGCCAGGAGGTACATGAGGCACCTGCCGCAGTTCCCTCGCCGGTCCTTCCCGGGCCAGTTCCCCAAGGTGCAGCCCGCCGCGCTGGACCTCATCGAGAGGATGCTCACCTTTAACCCGCTGCAGAGGATCACAG TTGAAGAGGCGTTGGAGCACCCGTACCTAGAGCGGCTTCACGACGTCGCCGACGAGCCCATCTGCACGGACCCCTTCTCCTTCGACTTCGAGCAGCACCCTTTGACGGAAGACCAGATGAAGCAACTCATATTCAACGAAGCCCTGGAGTTGAACCCCAACTTCCGATACTAG